From Microtus pennsylvanicus isolate mMicPen1 chromosome 10, mMicPen1.hap1, whole genome shotgun sequence, one genomic window encodes:
- the Gpa33 gene encoding cell surface A33 antigen, producing MSKTMLEKVGPALCLLCTVWVAVDAISVETPQDILRAARGKSVTLPCTYSTSASDRNGFIQWDKLLRTETERVVIWKFLQTEYIYGTRYENRVIMSNDVDRSNASITIDQLTMDDNGTYECSVSLMSDLEGTSKSRVRLLVLVPPSKPDCGIIGETVIGNNINLTCRSAEGSPSPQYSWKSYNAQNQERPLTQPASGQPLRLKNITTEMAGYYVCTSSNEVGVESCNITVAPRQPSMNIALYAGIAGGVFAALIIIGIIVYCCCCRDKDEKAEDMEDARVNRAAYQKPQEQRREVSREGEDQDDYRNEDRRSSGHSSLDQPFK from the exons TTTGGGTGGCTGTCGATGCTATTTCTGTGGAAACTCCACAGGATATTCTTCGGGCTGCTCGAGGCAAGAGTGTCACCCTCCCGTGTACCTACAGCACCTCCGCTTCAGACCGAAATGGATTTATTCAGTGGGATAAGCTTCTCAGGACTGAAACG gAAAGAGTAGTCATTTGGAAGTTTTTGCAAACAGAGTACATCTATGGGACCCGTTATGAGAACCGTGTGATAATGTCCAATGATGTTGACCGCTCCAATGCCTCCATCACCATCGACCAGCTGACCATGGATGACAATGGCACCTACGAGTGCTCCGTCTCACTGATGTCAGATCTAGAGGGTACCTCCAAGTCTCGAGTCCGCCTCTTAGTCCTCG TGCCACCCTCCAAGCCAGACTGCGGCATCATAGGGGAGACGGTGATTGGGAACAACATCAACCTGACATGCCGGTCTGCAGAGGGCTCGCCGAGCCCACAGTACAGCTGGAAGAGCTACAACGCCCAGAACCAGGAGCGGCCGCTCACCCAACCAG CCTCAGGCCAGCCGTTGCGTTTGAAGAACATCACCACGGAAATGGCGGGCTACTACGTCTGCACTTCCAGCAACGAAGTGGGAGTGGAGTCCTGCAACATCACGGTGGCTCCCAGACAGC CTTCCATGAACATTGCGCTGTATGCGGGCATCGCGGGAGGTGTGTTCGCAGCCCTCATCATCATCGGCATCATTgtctactgctgctgctgccgggACAAGGATGAAAAGGCCGAGGACATGGAGGACGCGAGGGT GAACCGAGCTGCTTACCAAAAGCCTCAAGAGCAGCGGAGAGAAGTTTCCAGAGAGGGGGAAGACCAAGATGACTACAGGAATGAGGACCGGAGGAGCTCAGGGCATAGCTCTCTTGACCAGCCCTTCAAGTGA